In one window of Vulpes vulpes isolate BD-2025 chromosome 1, VulVul3, whole genome shotgun sequence DNA:
- the MDC1 gene encoding mediator of DNA damage checkpoint protein 1 isoform X4: protein MEDTQAINWEVEEEEETERPSEALGRGLEPVGRLHIFSSAHGPEKDFPLYLGKNMVGRMPDCSVTLPFSSISKQHAVIEILAWDKAPVLQDCGSLNGTQVLRPPKVLSPGVSHRLRDQELILFADLPCQYHRLNVPLPFVSRGPLTVEETPRVQGGTQPQGLLLAEDSEEEVDSPSERCVVKEPRTSPLAAVVPESDEEGPSPAPDGPGPPFAFNLDSDTDEEESQHSAAGEASLSARRGSTAETEQLKAMTPATQLGKDQCSVKERNNNTKVERDARNGVVSLGGILERNRSAGEDSDTDVDESRPPVRPAEVHLERAQPSEFIDSDTDVEEERIPATPAVVPMKKRQIFHRVSTKSLQEPALVHLQENPAGSDTDVEESEIQPAVPLERNQISMVIDSNTDDEEEVLAALTLARLKESGSDTWNRGTDVEEDRAQPVALLEQSQTSAGRDSKTDMEEEGLPMENRRTVPKCHTDKACSEKRQFPLQDNDLEVDKSLLEVHLERNQASATIDITQVEEKVLPGPAVILVEKHQVPVVWTNQTNVEVEGDQAKLPVMHLGEPQPPLSEDCGTDVEEDTSLAASLVADTGKHQLLAEGDAGTESAAPVLEQERVLEARAQGDSLVSQVEQDLLPVSKENLIDQVVDTGTSGETIQPQREGAQTPTERKREPHVDRTKNSGDNHGDSEDLDLQATQCFVERENQSPEVQNMEDEATQAFLATLPQESGPSCYSFQASGALDEPWEVLATQPFCPRESEAPEPQPIAAHIDAHGSCPSTPRTAPQAQHPESPVHAEPLGIQGRGMQTVEKDMGTPREAPEEVAPERGPLDRETKKLPAGEREDVLGEELTRGIQVLARDNQEQESDQKVKSASTERNMESLNIEIEVPREAQEKETEKQSIAREIFEREAEKPVLEREGEPSGLGMKVPEVKLERGPQRGEIEKGSQDQEGQASSLTPEPSAGMGAQQGLASVPGASGSQSGGAPMSPSRQERGHLTCKAPPAEKASVGDQESADAHLPAAVPEASTPHHNPLLSQSQKHPVSQPFLSSSPSSLEPIPRTRQNGNQEVPGTPLSSEMEPLYPKSRVRLRGSSRKALSAISSLALEPHSTIPTDQPLCPEPTSRVTRGRTRRSSLKTPELLVPEVQPSTSKDQSVTAEPISQGRTRKSVKTPEPVVSTATQSRALRSSVKTPKVDISTTPALQPSTSKDQPVTPEPTSQVTWGRTRRSSVKIPEPTVPTAPALQPSTSEDQSVITEHTSGGTHSRTRRSSVKTPEPIVPTAPEVQPTISKDQPVTPEPTSPITWGRTRRSSVKTPEPTVPTAPELQPSTSKDHSVITEPTSGATHSRTHRSSLKTPKPTVPTATELQPTTHKGQPVTPKRISQGRTPKSSSKTPTSVVSTVPELQACTPTDQPVTPKLAFQATRGRTQRSSIKTPETVAPTVPEPQPSISTDQPVTPEPTSRATRGRTHRSFVKMLQPIEPTAPDLESVTPTDQLFSPKVQGSQGKMLRSSTISAVPVLTTPEFQPSVPTDQPIPPEPISQANCSRRLRATRNHKSLIAPIICEPYSALPEPKSRSSRNQRQRAVRAVESLRTIPKPAFAQLPEAPTHATQIHKLEAAGRSEFTLGPQPKASQSHKRPLATVDSPPPQKRHQRGEVTQETVFLKEEEEDPMERPREEEVLFTGVVDARGERVVLALGGSLASSVAEASHLVTDRVRRTVKFLCALGRGIPILSLDWLHQSRKAGCFLPPDEYVVTDPEQEKNFGFSLRDALSRARKQRLLEGYEIHVTPGVQPPPPQMGEIISCCGGTVLPSMPRSYKPQRVVITCSQDFPRCSIPFRIGLPILSPEFLLTGVLKQEAKPEAFIFSTLEMSSS from the exons ATGGAGGACACCCAGGCTATCAACTGGGAGgttgaagaagaggaggagacagagagacccAGTGAAGCCTTGGGGCGTGGCTTAGAGCCTGTAGGGCGGTTGCATATCTTCAGTAGTGCCCATGGACCAGAAAAAG ATTTTCCCCTGTATCTTGGGAAGAATATGGTAGGCCGAATGCCTGATTGCTCTGTGACCCTGCCCTTTTCATCCATCTCCAAACAACATGCAGTCATTGAAATCTTGGCCTGGGACAAGGCACCTGTCCTCCAAGATTGTGGCAGCCTCAATGGTACTCAAGTCCTAAGGCCTCCTAAGGTCCTAAGCCCAGGGGTGAGTCATCGGCTGAGGGACCAGGAGTTGATTCTCTTTGCTGACTTGCCCTGCCAGTACCATCGCCTGAATGTCCCCCTGCCCTTTGTTTCCCGGGGCCCTCTAACTGTAGAAGAGACACCCAGGGTACAGGGAGGAACTCAACCCCAGGGGCTCCTGTTGGCTGAGGACTCGGAGGAGGAAGTAG ATTCTCCTTCTGAAAGGTGTGTGGTGAAAGAACCAAGGACCTCCCCTTTGGCAGCAGTAGTTCCAGAGAG TGATGAAGAGGGGCCTTCTCCTGCCCCAGATGGCCCTGGGCCACCTTTTGCCTTCAACCTGGACAGTGACACAGATGAGGAAGAAAGTCAGCATTCAGCAGCGGGAGAGGCCTCCTTATCTGCCAGAAGAGGCTCCACTGCAGAAACAGAACAGCTGAAAGCTATGACACCTGCAACCCAGCTTGGAAAGGATCAGTGTTCAGTGAAGGAGAGGAACAATAACACAAAAGTTGAGAGGGATGCAAGGAATGGGGTGGTCTCACTTGGGGGGATTCTGGAGAGAAACCGAAGTGCTGGGGAGGACAGTGACACAGATGTGGATGAGAGCAGGCCTCCAGTAAGGCCTGCTGAAGTCCATTTGGAAAGGGCCCAACCTTCTGAATTCATAGACAGTGATACTGATGTGGAAGAAGAACGGATCCCTGCAACACCTGCTGTAGTTCCTATGAAGAAGAGGCAAATCTTCCACAGAGTTAGTACAAAGAGTCTTCAGGAACCTGCTTTGGTACATCTACAGGAGAACCCAGCTGGTAGTGATACAGATGTGGAGGAAAGTGAGATCCAACCGGCAGTCCCTCTGGAGAGAAACCAAATTTCCATGGTGATTGACAGCAATACGGATGATGAGGAAGAAGTCTTAGCAGCACTCACTTTGGCACGTCTGAAAGAGAGCGGATCTGATACATGGAACAGAGGTACAGATGTGGAAGAGGACAGGGCCCAACCTGTGGCCCTTCTGGAGCAAAGCCAAACCTCTGCTGGGAGAGATAGTAAGACAGACATGGAGGAGGAGGGTCTCCCAATGGAAAACAGAAGAACTGTGCCCAAGTGTCATACAGACAAGGCATGCTCAGAAAAGAGGCAATTTCCTCTCCAAGACAATGATCTAGAGGTAGATAAGAGCTTACTTGAGGTCCACCTGGAGAGAAATCAAGCCTCTGCCACCATAGACATCACACAAGTGGAAGAGAAAGTCCTACCAGGACCAGCTGTTATACTTGTGGAGAAGCATCAGGTGCCTGTGGTATGGACAAATCAAACAAATGTGGAAGTAGAAGGGGACCAAGCAAAGCTGCCTGTGATGCACCTAGGGGAACCCCAGCCTCCTCTATCTGAGGACTGTGGGACAGATGTGGAGGAGGACACATCCTTAGCAGCCTCACTGGTGGCAGATACTGGAAAGCACCAGCTTCTAGCAGAAGGGGATGCTGGGACAGAATCGGCTGCACCAGTTCTTGAGCAGGAGAGAGTTCTTGAGGCGAGGGCCCAGGGGGATTCACTTGTATCACAGGTGGAGCAAGATCTTCTCCCTGTCTCAAAGGAGAACCTTATAGATCAGGTGGTGGACACAGGCACTTCAGGAGAAACCATCCaaccacagagagagggagcccaGACCCccacagaaaggaagagggaaccACATGTGGACAGGACCAAGAACTCTGGAGACAACCATGGTG ATTCTGAAGACCTGGACCTACAGGCTACCCAGTGTtttgtggagagagagaatcagagccCAGAAG TCCAGAACATGGAGGATGAAGCCACTCAGGCCTTCCTGGCTACTCTACCCCAAGAGTCTGGCCCTTCCTGTTACAGCTTCCAGGCCTCAG GTGCCCTGGATGAGCCGTGGGAAGTCTTGGCAACACAGCCATTCTGTCCAAGAGAGTCTGAGGCCCCTGAGCCCCAGCCCATTGCTGCCCACATTGATGCCCATGGATCTTGCCCCTCTACACCTAGGACAGCACCACAAGCCCAACATCCAGAGAGCCCAGTTCATGCAGAGCCACTGGGGATTCAAGGCAGAGGGATGCAGACTGTGGAGAAAGACATGGGTACACCAAGAGAAGCACCAGAGGAGGTGGCCCCTGAGAGAGGCCCATTGGACAGGGAAACCAAGAAGCTgccagcaggagagagagaagatgtgTTAGGAGAAGAGTTAACGAGAGGGATACAGGTGTTAGCTAGAGATAATCAGGAACAAGAGTCTGACCAAAAGGTGAAAAGTGCAAGTACTGAAAGGAACATGGAGAGTTTAAACATAGAAATTGAGGTACCCAGGGAAGcacaagagaaagagacagaaaagcagtCTATTGCAAgagaaatatttgagagagaagcagagaaaccagtactagagagagagggtgagccaAGTGGATTAGGCATGAAGGTACCAGAAGTAAAACTGGAGAGAGGCCCACAGAGAGGGGAGATAGAGAAAGGGAGCCAAGACCAGGAAGGGCAGGCCTCCAGTCTAACACCAGAGCCTAGTGCAGGGATGGGGGCCCAGCAGGGACTTGCTTCAGTCCCAGGAGCTTCTGGGAGCCAGTCAGGTGGAGCCCCGATGAGCCCCAGCAGGCAGGAGAGAG GCCACCTGACTTGCAAGGCACCACCTGCTGAGAAGGCCTCTGTG GGTGATCAGGAATCCGCAGATGCTCATCTGCCTGCTGCAGTGCCTGAAGCTTCAACCCCACACCACAACCCCCTCCTCTCTCAGAGTCAAAAACATCCTGTGTCTCagcccttcctttcttcctctccatcttctTTAGAGCCCATTCCCAGGACCAGACAAAATGGGAATCAGGAAGTTCCAGGGACTCCTTTATCCTCAGAGATGGAGCCTCTGTatccaaaatccagagtcaggcTCCGAGGGTCCTCCAGGAAGGCACTCTCTGCAATTTCTTCTTTAGCCCTTGAACCTCACTCAACCATCCCCACAGACCAGCCCCTCTGTCCTGAGCCCACATCTCGGGTCACTCGGGGCAGGACACGTAGGTCCTCTCTCAAGACCCCTGAACTCCTTGTCCCTGAAGTCCAGCCTTCCACCTCCAAAGACCAGTCTGTCACTGCTGAGCCCATATCTCAAGGCAGGACACGTAAATCTGTCAAGACTCCTGAACCAGTCGTCTCCACAGCCACTCAGAGCAGGGCACTTAGGTCTTCTGTCAAGACTCCCAAAGTAGACATCTCCACAACCCCTGCGCTCCAGCCTTCTACTTCCAAAGACCAGCCTGTCACCCCTGAGCCCACATCTCAGGTCACTTGGGGCAGGACACGTAGGTCCTCTGTCAAGATCCCTGAACCAACTGTCCCCACAGCCCCTGCACTCCAGCCTTCCACCTCTGAAGACCAGTCTGTCATCACTGAGCACACATCTGGGGGCACTCACAGCAGGACACGTAGGTCTTCTGTCAAGACTCCTGAGCCAATTGTCCCAACAGCTCCTGAAGTCCAGCCTACTATCTCCAAAGACCAGCCTGTCACCCCTGAGCCCACATCTCCGATCACTTGGGGCAGAACACGTAGGTCCTCTGTCAAGACCCCTGAACCAACTGTCCCCACAGCTCCTGAACTTCAGCCTTCTACCTCCAAAGACCATTCTGTCATCACTGAGCCCACATCAGGAGCCACTCACAGCAGGACACACAGGTCTTCTCTCAAGACTCCTAAGCCAACTGTCCCCACAGCCACTGAGCTCCAGCCTACCACCCACAAAGGCCAGCCTGTCACCCCCAAACGTATATCTCAGGGCAGGACACCTAAGTCTTCTAGCAAGACTCCCACATCAGTTGTCTCCACAGTCCCTGAGCTCCAGGCTTGCACCCCCACAGACCAGCCTGTCACCCCCAAACTTGCATTTCAGGCCACTCGGGGTAGGACACAAAGGTCCTCTATCAAAACCCCTGAAACAGTTGCCCCCACAGTGCCTGAACCCCAGCCTTCCATCTCCACAGATCAGCCTGTCACTCCTGAGCCCACATCTCGGGCCACTCGGGGCAGGACACATAGGTCCTTTGTCAAGATGCTCCAGCCAATTGAACCCACAGCCCCTGATCTTGAATCTGTCACCCCCACAGATCAACTGTTCTCCCCCAAGGTTCAGGGAAGTCAGGGTAAGATGCTAAGGTCTTCTACAATAAGTGCTGTGCCAGTTCTTACCACTCCTGAATTCCAGCCTTCTGTCCCCACAGACCAGCCTATTCCCCCTGAGCCCATCTCTCAAGCCAATTGCAGCAGGAGGCTGAGGGCCACTAGGAACCATAAGTCCCTTATAGCTCCCATTATCTGTGAGCCCTACTCTGCACTCCCTGAACCTAAATCTCGGTCCTCAAGGAACCAAAGACAAAGAGCAGTGAGAGCAGTTGAGTCCCTCAGGACCATTCCCAAGCCGGCCTTTGCCCAGCTTCCTGAAGCCCCCACTCATGCTACCCAGATCCACAAGTTGGAGGCAGCAGGCAGATCTGAGTTCACCCTGGGGCCCCAACCTAAGGCCTCTCAGAGCCACAAGAGGCCTTTGGCTACTGTGGATTCACCCCCACCTCAAAAACGGCACCAAAGAGGAGAAGTCACCCAGGAGACAGTGTTCctcaaggaggaggaagaagatccAATGGAGAGACcaagggaggaggag GTTCTCTTCACAGGAGTGGTGGATGCCCGTGGTGAGCGGGTAGTGCTGGCCCTCGGGGGGAGTCTGGCCAGCTCAGTGGCAGAGGCTTCCCACTTGGTGACTGATCGAGTCCGCCGTACGGTCAAGTTCCTGTGTGCCCTGGGGCGGGGGATTCCCATCCTCTCCTTGGATTGGCTTCACCAG TCCCGCAAGGCTGGTTGCTTTTTGCCCCCGGATGAATATGTGGTGACTGATCCTGAGCAGGAGAAGAACTTTGGCTTCAGCCTTCGAGATGCCCTGAGCCGGGCTCGAAAGCAAAGGTTGCTGGAG ggCTATGAGATCCATGTGACTCCAGGAGTCCAGCCACCACCACCTCAGATGGGAGAGATCATCAGCTGCTGTGGAGGCACTGTACTACCCAGCATGCCCCGGTCTTATAAG CCTCAGAGAGTTGTGATTACATGCTCCCAGGACTTCCCTCGATGCTCTATTCCGTTTCGGATTGGGCTGCCCATCCTCTCACCTGAGTTCCTGCTAACAGGAGTGCTAAAGCAGGAAGCCAAGCCAGAGGCGTTCATCTTCTCCACTTTGGAAATGTCATCCTCCTGA
- the MDC1 gene encoding mediator of DNA damage checkpoint protein 1 isoform X3 has protein sequence MEDTQAINWEVEEEEETERPSEALGRGLEPVGRLHIFSSAHGPEKDFPLYLGKNMVGRMPDCSVTLPFSSISKQHAVIEILAWDKAPVLQDCGSLNGTQVLRPPKVLSPGVSHRLRDQELILFADLPCQYHRLNVPLPFVSRGPLTVEETPRVQGGTQPQGLLLAEDSEEEVDSPSERCVVKEPRTSPLAAVVPESDEEGPSPAPDGPGPPFAFNLDSDTDEEESQHSAAGEASLSARRGSTAETEQLKAMTPATQLGKDQCSVKERNNNTKVERDARNGVVSLGGILERNRSAGEDSDTDVDESRPPVRPAEVHLERAQPSEFIDSDTDVEEERIPATPAVVPMKKRQIFHRVSTKSLQEPALVHLQENPAGSDTDVEESEIQPAVPLERNQISMVIDSNTDDEEEVLAALTLARLKESGSDTWNRGTDVEEDRAQPVALLEQSQTSAGRDSKTDMEEEGLPMENRRTVPKCHTDKACSEKRQFPLQDNDLEVDKSLLEVHLERNQASATIDITQVEEKVLPGPAVILVEKHQVPVVWTNQTNVEVEGDQAKLPVMHLGEPQPPLSEDCGTDVEEDTSLAASLVADTGKHQLLAEGDAGTESAAPVLEQERVLEARAQGDSLVSQVEQDLLPVSKENLIDQVVDTGTSGETIQPQREGAQTPTERKREPHVDRTKNSGDNHGDSEDLDLQATQCFVERENQSPEAVQNMEDEATQAFLATLPQESGPSCYSFQASGALDEPWEVLATQPFCPRESEAPEPQPIAAHIDAHGSCPSTPRTAPQAQHPESPVHAEPLGIQGRGMQTVEKDMGTPREAPEEVAPERGPLDRETKKLPAGEREDVLGEELTRGIQVLARDNQEQESDQKVKSASTERNMESLNIEIEVPREAQEKETEKQSIAREIFEREAEKPVLEREGEPSGLGMKVPEVKLERGPQRGEIEKGSQDQEGQASSLTPEPSAGMGAQQGLASVPGASGSQSGGAPMSPSRQERGHLTCKAPPAEKASVGDQESADAHLPAAVPEASTPHHNPLLSQSQKHPVSQPFLSSSPSSLEPIPRTRQNGNQEVPGTPLSSEMEPLYPKSRVRLRGSSRKALSAISSLALEPHSTIPTDQPLCPEPTSRVTRGRTRRSSLKTPELLVPEVQPSTSKDQSVTAEPISQGRTRKSVKTPEPVVSTATQSRALRSSVKTPKVDISTTPALQPSTSKDQPVTPEPTSQVTWGRTRRSSVKIPEPTVPTAPALQPSTSEDQSVITEHTSGGTHSRTRRSSVKTPEPIVPTAPEVQPTISKDQPVTPEPTSPITWGRTRRSSVKTPEPTVPTAPELQPSTSKDHSVITEPTSGATHSRTHRSSLKTPKPTVPTATELQPTTHKGQPVTPKRISQGRTPKSSSKTPTSVVSTVPELQACTPTDQPVTPKLAFQATRGRTQRSSIKTPETVAPTVPEPQPSISTDQPVTPEPTSRATRGRTHRSFVKMLQPIEPTAPDLESVTPTDQLFSPKVQGSQGKMLRSSTISAVPVLTTPEFQPSVPTDQPIPPEPISQANCSRRLRATRNHKSLIAPIICEPYSALPEPKSRSSRNQRQRAVRAVESLRTIPKPAFAQLPEAPTHATQIHKLEAAGRSEFTLGPQPKASQSHKRPLATVDSPPPQKRHQRGEVTQETVFLKEEEEDPMERPREEEVLFTGVVDARGERVVLALGGSLASSVAEASHLVTDRVRRTVKFLCALGRGIPILSLDWLHQSRKAGCFLPPDEYVVTDPEQEKNFGFSLRDALSRARKQRLLEGYEIHVTPGVQPPPPQMGEIISCCGGTVLPSMPRSYKPQRVVITCSQDFPRCSIPFRIGLPILSPEFLLTGVLKQEAKPEAFIFSTLEMSSS, from the exons ATGGAGGACACCCAGGCTATCAACTGGGAGgttgaagaagaggaggagacagagagacccAGTGAAGCCTTGGGGCGTGGCTTAGAGCCTGTAGGGCGGTTGCATATCTTCAGTAGTGCCCATGGACCAGAAAAAG ATTTTCCCCTGTATCTTGGGAAGAATATGGTAGGCCGAATGCCTGATTGCTCTGTGACCCTGCCCTTTTCATCCATCTCCAAACAACATGCAGTCATTGAAATCTTGGCCTGGGACAAGGCACCTGTCCTCCAAGATTGTGGCAGCCTCAATGGTACTCAAGTCCTAAGGCCTCCTAAGGTCCTAAGCCCAGGGGTGAGTCATCGGCTGAGGGACCAGGAGTTGATTCTCTTTGCTGACTTGCCCTGCCAGTACCATCGCCTGAATGTCCCCCTGCCCTTTGTTTCCCGGGGCCCTCTAACTGTAGAAGAGACACCCAGGGTACAGGGAGGAACTCAACCCCAGGGGCTCCTGTTGGCTGAGGACTCGGAGGAGGAAGTAG ATTCTCCTTCTGAAAGGTGTGTGGTGAAAGAACCAAGGACCTCCCCTTTGGCAGCAGTAGTTCCAGAGAG TGATGAAGAGGGGCCTTCTCCTGCCCCAGATGGCCCTGGGCCACCTTTTGCCTTCAACCTGGACAGTGACACAGATGAGGAAGAAAGTCAGCATTCAGCAGCGGGAGAGGCCTCCTTATCTGCCAGAAGAGGCTCCACTGCAGAAACAGAACAGCTGAAAGCTATGACACCTGCAACCCAGCTTGGAAAGGATCAGTGTTCAGTGAAGGAGAGGAACAATAACACAAAAGTTGAGAGGGATGCAAGGAATGGGGTGGTCTCACTTGGGGGGATTCTGGAGAGAAACCGAAGTGCTGGGGAGGACAGTGACACAGATGTGGATGAGAGCAGGCCTCCAGTAAGGCCTGCTGAAGTCCATTTGGAAAGGGCCCAACCTTCTGAATTCATAGACAGTGATACTGATGTGGAAGAAGAACGGATCCCTGCAACACCTGCTGTAGTTCCTATGAAGAAGAGGCAAATCTTCCACAGAGTTAGTACAAAGAGTCTTCAGGAACCTGCTTTGGTACATCTACAGGAGAACCCAGCTGGTAGTGATACAGATGTGGAGGAAAGTGAGATCCAACCGGCAGTCCCTCTGGAGAGAAACCAAATTTCCATGGTGATTGACAGCAATACGGATGATGAGGAAGAAGTCTTAGCAGCACTCACTTTGGCACGTCTGAAAGAGAGCGGATCTGATACATGGAACAGAGGTACAGATGTGGAAGAGGACAGGGCCCAACCTGTGGCCCTTCTGGAGCAAAGCCAAACCTCTGCTGGGAGAGATAGTAAGACAGACATGGAGGAGGAGGGTCTCCCAATGGAAAACAGAAGAACTGTGCCCAAGTGTCATACAGACAAGGCATGCTCAGAAAAGAGGCAATTTCCTCTCCAAGACAATGATCTAGAGGTAGATAAGAGCTTACTTGAGGTCCACCTGGAGAGAAATCAAGCCTCTGCCACCATAGACATCACACAAGTGGAAGAGAAAGTCCTACCAGGACCAGCTGTTATACTTGTGGAGAAGCATCAGGTGCCTGTGGTATGGACAAATCAAACAAATGTGGAAGTAGAAGGGGACCAAGCAAAGCTGCCTGTGATGCACCTAGGGGAACCCCAGCCTCCTCTATCTGAGGACTGTGGGACAGATGTGGAGGAGGACACATCCTTAGCAGCCTCACTGGTGGCAGATACTGGAAAGCACCAGCTTCTAGCAGAAGGGGATGCTGGGACAGAATCGGCTGCACCAGTTCTTGAGCAGGAGAGAGTTCTTGAGGCGAGGGCCCAGGGGGATTCACTTGTATCACAGGTGGAGCAAGATCTTCTCCCTGTCTCAAAGGAGAACCTTATAGATCAGGTGGTGGACACAGGCACTTCAGGAGAAACCATCCaaccacagagagagggagcccaGACCCccacagaaaggaagagggaaccACATGTGGACAGGACCAAGAACTCTGGAGACAACCATGGTG ATTCTGAAGACCTGGACCTACAGGCTACCCAGTGTtttgtggagagagagaatcagagccCAGAAG CAGTCCAGAACATGGAGGATGAAGCCACTCAGGCCTTCCTGGCTACTCTACCCCAAGAGTCTGGCCCTTCCTGTTACAGCTTCCAGGCCTCAG GTGCCCTGGATGAGCCGTGGGAAGTCTTGGCAACACAGCCATTCTGTCCAAGAGAGTCTGAGGCCCCTGAGCCCCAGCCCATTGCTGCCCACATTGATGCCCATGGATCTTGCCCCTCTACACCTAGGACAGCACCACAAGCCCAACATCCAGAGAGCCCAGTTCATGCAGAGCCACTGGGGATTCAAGGCAGAGGGATGCAGACTGTGGAGAAAGACATGGGTACACCAAGAGAAGCACCAGAGGAGGTGGCCCCTGAGAGAGGCCCATTGGACAGGGAAACCAAGAAGCTgccagcaggagagagagaagatgtgTTAGGAGAAGAGTTAACGAGAGGGATACAGGTGTTAGCTAGAGATAATCAGGAACAAGAGTCTGACCAAAAGGTGAAAAGTGCAAGTACTGAAAGGAACATGGAGAGTTTAAACATAGAAATTGAGGTACCCAGGGAAGcacaagagaaagagacagaaaagcagtCTATTGCAAgagaaatatttgagagagaagcagagaaaccagtactagagagagagggtgagccaAGTGGATTAGGCATGAAGGTACCAGAAGTAAAACTGGAGAGAGGCCCACAGAGAGGGGAGATAGAGAAAGGGAGCCAAGACCAGGAAGGGCAGGCCTCCAGTCTAACACCAGAGCCTAGTGCAGGGATGGGGGCCCAGCAGGGACTTGCTTCAGTCCCAGGAGCTTCTGGGAGCCAGTCAGGTGGAGCCCCGATGAGCCCCAGCAGGCAGGAGAGAG GCCACCTGACTTGCAAGGCACCACCTGCTGAGAAGGCCTCTGTG GGTGATCAGGAATCCGCAGATGCTCATCTGCCTGCTGCAGTGCCTGAAGCTTCAACCCCACACCACAACCCCCTCCTCTCTCAGAGTCAAAAACATCCTGTGTCTCagcccttcctttcttcctctccatcttctTTAGAGCCCATTCCCAGGACCAGACAAAATGGGAATCAGGAAGTTCCAGGGACTCCTTTATCCTCAGAGATGGAGCCTCTGTatccaaaatccagagtcaggcTCCGAGGGTCCTCCAGGAAGGCACTCTCTGCAATTTCTTCTTTAGCCCTTGAACCTCACTCAACCATCCCCACAGACCAGCCCCTCTGTCCTGAGCCCACATCTCGGGTCACTCGGGGCAGGACACGTAGGTCCTCTCTCAAGACCCCTGAACTCCTTGTCCCTGAAGTCCAGCCTTCCACCTCCAAAGACCAGTCTGTCACTGCTGAGCCCATATCTCAAGGCAGGACACGTAAATCTGTCAAGACTCCTGAACCAGTCGTCTCCACAGCCACTCAGAGCAGGGCACTTAGGTCTTCTGTCAAGACTCCCAAAGTAGACATCTCCACAACCCCTGCGCTCCAGCCTTCTACTTCCAAAGACCAGCCTGTCACCCCTGAGCCCACATCTCAGGTCACTTGGGGCAGGACACGTAGGTCCTCTGTCAAGATCCCTGAACCAACTGTCCCCACAGCCCCTGCACTCCAGCCTTCCACCTCTGAAGACCAGTCTGTCATCACTGAGCACACATCTGGGGGCACTCACAGCAGGACACGTAGGTCTTCTGTCAAGACTCCTGAGCCAATTGTCCCAACAGCTCCTGAAGTCCAGCCTACTATCTCCAAAGACCAGCCTGTCACCCCTGAGCCCACATCTCCGATCACTTGGGGCAGAACACGTAGGTCCTCTGTCAAGACCCCTGAACCAACTGTCCCCACAGCTCCTGAACTTCAGCCTTCTACCTCCAAAGACCATTCTGTCATCACTGAGCCCACATCAGGAGCCACTCACAGCAGGACACACAGGTCTTCTCTCAAGACTCCTAAGCCAACTGTCCCCACAGCCACTGAGCTCCAGCCTACCACCCACAAAGGCCAGCCTGTCACCCCCAAACGTATATCTCAGGGCAGGACACCTAAGTCTTCTAGCAAGACTCCCACATCAGTTGTCTCCACAGTCCCTGAGCTCCAGGCTTGCACCCCCACAGACCAGCCTGTCACCCCCAAACTTGCATTTCAGGCCACTCGGGGTAGGACACAAAGGTCCTCTATCAAAACCCCTGAAACAGTTGCCCCCACAGTGCCTGAACCCCAGCCTTCCATCTCCACAGATCAGCCTGTCACTCCTGAGCCCACATCTCGGGCCACTCGGGGCAGGACACATAGGTCCTTTGTCAAGATGCTCCAGCCAATTGAACCCACAGCCCCTGATCTTGAATCTGTCACCCCCACAGATCAACTGTTCTCCCCCAAGGTTCAGGGAAGTCAGGGTAAGATGCTAAGGTCTTCTACAATAAGTGCTGTGCCAGTTCTTACCACTCCTGAATTCCAGCCTTCTGTCCCCACAGACCAGCCTATTCCCCCTGAGCCCATCTCTCAAGCCAATTGCAGCAGGAGGCTGAGGGCCACTAGGAACCATAAGTCCCTTATAGCTCCCATTATCTGTGAGCCCTACTCTGCACTCCCTGAACCTAAATCTCGGTCCTCAAGGAACCAAAGACAAAGAGCAGTGAGAGCAGTTGAGTCCCTCAGGACCATTCCCAAGCCGGCCTTTGCCCAGCTTCCTGAAGCCCCCACTCATGCTACCCAGATCCACAAGTTGGAGGCAGCAGGCAGATCTGAGTTCACCCTGGGGCCCCAACCTAAGGCCTCTCAGAGCCACAAGAGGCCTTTGGCTACTGTGGATTCACCCCCACCTCAAAAACGGCACCAAAGAGGAGAAGTCACCCAGGAGACAGTGTTCctcaaggaggaggaagaagatccAATGGAGAGACcaagggaggaggag GTTCTCTTCACAGGAGTGGTGGATGCCCGTGGTGAGCGGGTAGTGCTGGCCCTCGGGGGGAGTCTGGCCAGCTCAGTGGCAGAGGCTTCCCACTTGGTGACTGATCGAGTCCGCCGTACGGTCAAGTTCCTGTGTGCCCTGGGGCGGGGGATTCCCATCCTCTCCTTGGATTGGCTTCACCAG TCCCGCAAGGCTGGTTGCTTTTTGCCCCCGGATGAATATGTGGTGACTGATCCTGAGCAGGAGAAGAACTTTGGCTTCAGCCTTCGAGATGCCCTGAGCCGGGCTCGAAAGCAAAGGTTGCTGGAG ggCTATGAGATCCATGTGACTCCAGGAGTCCAGCCACCACCACCTCAGATGGGAGAGATCATCAGCTGCTGTGGAGGCACTGTACTACCCAGCATGCCCCGGTCTTATAAG CCTCAGAGAGTTGTGATTACATGCTCCCAGGACTTCCCTCGATGCTCTATTCCGTTTCGGATTGGGCTGCCCATCCTCTCACCTGAGTTCCTGCTAACAGGAGTGCTAAAGCAGGAAGCCAAGCCAGAGGCGTTCATCTTCTCCACTTTGGAAATGTCATCCTCCTGA